The Mycolicibacterium mageritense genome contains a region encoding:
- a CDS encoding chymotrypsin family serine protease, which yields MNVKLAVIALVAATAALSACGAPEKPVRVTPAAAASTSAPVRVAAPEWVNVDGQGSYAPFGFTPAPGVRILHTGTDGTQKMCSLGPAVRREGGYGSGFLTAGHCLNDNAPTMMELATDGGGGSVPLAVADRATGSQSWVENTAMDGASIWGPAASPRIAGWPVAGALTVAGVRSLVSVGSPVCFVGATTQRVVCGPAVSVSGSQILFRRSSSEHNGGDSGGPTFLVDNAGRAHLIGIYSGNDAADESRAVPTFLDPQLGRLRAEVMTDSVAAQSVRGDKRWSTAAAS from the coding sequence ATGAACGTGAAACTCGCCGTGATCGCCCTGGTCGCCGCCACCGCTGCTCTGTCCGCGTGCGGTGCGCCGGAGAAGCCGGTGCGTGTCACCCCGGCCGCAGCGGCCTCCACGTCGGCACCGGTGCGGGTGGCCGCGCCCGAGTGGGTGAACGTCGATGGGCAGGGCAGCTACGCACCGTTCGGTTTCACGCCGGCACCGGGTGTCCGCATCCTGCACACCGGCACGGATGGGACGCAGAAGATGTGCTCGCTCGGCCCGGCTGTGCGCCGCGAAGGCGGGTACGGGAGCGGTTTCCTCACGGCCGGTCACTGCCTGAACGACAACGCGCCAACCATGATGGAGCTGGCGACGGACGGCGGTGGCGGGAGCGTTCCATTGGCTGTAGCGGACCGTGCGACCGGCTCCCAGTCGTGGGTCGAGAACACGGCGATGGACGGTGCCAGCATCTGGGGGCCGGCCGCGTCGCCGCGTATCGCGGGCTGGCCGGTGGCGGGTGCGCTGACCGTGGCGGGGGTCCGGTCGCTTGTCTCTGTGGGGTCGCCTGTCTGCTTCGTCGGGGCGACCACGCAGCGAGTGGTGTGCGGCCCGGCCGTGTCGGTGAGCGGGTCGCAGATCCTGTTCCGCCGCAGCAGTTCTGAACACAACGGCGGGGACAGCGGCGGCCCGACCTTCCTGGTGGACAACGCGGGGCGGGCGCATCTGATCGGGATCTACTCGGGTAACGACGCGGCGGATGAGTCGCGGGCCGTGCCGACGTTTTTGGATCCGCAGCTGGGGCGTCTGCGTGCGGAAGTGATGACGGATTCGGTGGCCGCGCAGTCGGTGCGCGGCGACAAGAGGTGGAGTACGGCGGCAGCGTCGTAG
- a CDS encoding TIGR02391 family protein: MAASTIAPFGHGSIENIARIIGELYTGPELTRILASVGMPDPLGEGQTKWKRLAASMQEKQFSQRDGRPILAVITAAMKPDTIWDRQAKAAVARDELTQVLSLSGYRVREDGRIGSATKAATASEASARSERLRTLLTERGAHPEVIRHCRPELLKVDFYEAVFEAVKGLGARLREKSKLDQDGRPLVQATLQGKSPRILLTPCTTDTERNEQAGVALLAEGVFAAFRNPAAHEPKLDWQMSEQDALDVLGTLSMIHRRLDGARLNEGR; the protein is encoded by the coding sequence ATGGCAGCCAGCACCATCGCACCGTTCGGCCACGGCTCGATCGAGAACATCGCCAGGATCATCGGAGAGCTGTACACCGGCCCCGAGCTGACACGGATCCTTGCGTCGGTGGGGATGCCGGACCCACTCGGCGAAGGCCAGACGAAGTGGAAACGCCTCGCCGCAAGCATGCAGGAGAAGCAGTTCTCGCAGCGGGACGGCCGGCCGATCCTCGCCGTCATTACCGCGGCGATGAAGCCCGACACGATCTGGGACCGCCAGGCCAAAGCCGCGGTGGCCCGCGACGAGTTGACCCAGGTGCTGTCACTGTCGGGCTACCGAGTGCGCGAGGACGGGCGCATCGGCTCCGCCACGAAGGCGGCCACAGCCTCGGAAGCGTCCGCCCGCAGCGAGCGTCTACGTACCCTCCTGACCGAACGCGGCGCGCACCCCGAGGTGATCCGCCACTGCCGTCCCGAACTGCTCAAGGTCGACTTCTACGAGGCCGTATTCGAGGCCGTCAAGGGACTTGGAGCACGGCTGCGGGAGAAGTCGAAGCTGGATCAGGACGGCCGCCCGCTGGTGCAGGCCACGTTGCAGGGAAAGTCGCCGCGCATCCTCCTCACCCCGTGCACCACCGACACCGAGCGCAACGAACAGGCCGGCGTCGCTCTACTCGCCGAAGGTGTCTTCGCCGCGTTCCGGAACCCCGCTGCCCACGAACCGAAACTGGACTGGCAGATGTCCGAGCAGGACGCGCTCGACGTGCTGGGAACCCTGTCGATGATCCACCGGCGGCTCGACGGAGCCCGCTTGAACGAGGGGCGGTAA
- a CDS encoding NACHT domain-containing protein, which yields MPESRHRYLYERLGDHDFQQLVSALLANQFPNYIPMALRQADGGRDGLRKLDASKVMVYQVKWSVNGKEKDPVSWLDSVVKSEEASLRRLAEQGVRNYVLVTNVGSTAKPESGTFDRLNKKLEEHAKNFGFDQMTPIWREALDPWVDNAPTETKWAYADMLAGWDLVRYLVAEQVGGGKDKAHRDLIRKVAAAQWEDDRRVKFSQSDVDREQVVDLFVDVTADRVHTPSNGRMRPHVPDTLGGAATYLLRAPAPFTLVRGAPGQGKSTLSQYVCQAHRAAFIPESDRPDSLPELGRPRFPIRLDLSDYALWLAGSDVWDQSDDRKRKVKSRKGEQATIECFLADLMTHESGGVGVDAKTVQDIFERVPSLVVLDGLDEVGSATVRDRVVKAIDKFVGRGKAYTDPPKVVVTTRPSAGELPEPSPDLFEIVTLNQLTGEQRADYLRKWCAVRGIHSTDGRALRKSFNEKSREPYIHELAGNPMQLTILLDLLHQQGAATPTQRTDLYDKYVDLLLAREANKHPKAVRDHKEELLEIIPFLGWYLHAKTEESQINGRMTVDELKAAMRHFQRTYGNRESVVDQLFEGASDRLWALTSKIDGTYEFEVLSLREYFAARFLFHYAGEDNPDLDNATVLRELLRRPYWLNTARFYGGNAKGNSIYPLTAGIEAELSQNTSPASFLAAWALLTDGVFQRRPYEGRKVLTALCSDAGISILLAALDRRDIVALPELPDLPAADGADPTWVRLTSLIRNDPTDRANRRRVRVVRELLNKRGAFAAWWYEQLTGAVGTVDQNAWLTIGAWYEAGAGITASFEDMDLTDGAAELFLSTGLAAEPGSALETALLEAVLGGECPRVTSTRSMPAQVAVTLAPGDFLTNSETGFVAGNDRTRRRRTEAISQLRMSGSPYESIGKQRAFKSGHKGSTFPWANTASALYEHAGPCWLASEIAIIAAASPFRLAYTKRAGATAFGSASHPSELLAQARANSSNAGWWREQLEGADDDRTRAEWALALWSTASGGVVSQLLPELTEVLAQLPGERRRTVLRAAGQIARFGWLTKRPVTGDTADVDLAALNKLRVSGPTEDRRRGPVPRYAPTPQPSLLSVARSAKWLKVDTEPSYR from the coding sequence GTGCCCGAGAGTCGACATCGGTACCTCTACGAGCGCCTGGGCGACCACGACTTCCAACAGCTCGTCAGCGCGCTGCTGGCGAACCAGTTCCCGAACTACATTCCGATGGCGCTGCGGCAGGCCGACGGAGGCCGTGACGGTCTGCGCAAGCTGGACGCCTCGAAGGTGATGGTCTACCAGGTCAAGTGGTCGGTGAACGGGAAGGAGAAGGATCCCGTCAGTTGGCTGGATAGCGTCGTGAAGTCGGAGGAGGCGAGCCTGCGTCGCCTCGCCGAGCAGGGTGTGCGCAACTACGTCCTGGTCACCAACGTCGGCAGCACCGCCAAGCCGGAGTCCGGCACGTTCGACCGGCTGAACAAGAAGCTCGAAGAGCACGCGAAGAACTTCGGTTTCGACCAGATGACCCCGATCTGGCGCGAGGCGCTGGATCCATGGGTGGACAACGCGCCGACCGAGACGAAGTGGGCCTACGCCGACATGTTGGCTGGATGGGACCTCGTCCGGTACCTCGTCGCCGAGCAGGTCGGAGGAGGCAAGGACAAGGCCCACCGTGACCTGATCCGCAAGGTTGCGGCTGCGCAATGGGAAGACGACCGGCGCGTCAAGTTCAGCCAGTCCGACGTGGACCGTGAGCAGGTGGTTGACCTCTTCGTCGACGTCACCGCCGACCGGGTTCACACGCCGTCGAACGGTCGCATGAGACCGCACGTGCCGGACACTCTCGGCGGGGCTGCCACCTATCTGCTCCGCGCCCCCGCGCCGTTCACGTTGGTCCGCGGCGCTCCGGGGCAGGGGAAGTCGACCCTGAGCCAGTACGTCTGCCAGGCGCATCGTGCCGCCTTTATCCCGGAGTCGGACCGCCCGGACTCACTACCCGAGCTGGGTCGGCCGCGGTTCCCGATTCGGCTGGACCTGAGCGACTACGCGCTCTGGCTCGCCGGGAGCGACGTCTGGGACCAGTCCGACGACCGGAAACGGAAGGTGAAGTCGCGCAAGGGCGAACAGGCGACTATCGAGTGCTTCCTCGCGGACTTGATGACGCATGAGAGCGGCGGAGTCGGCGTCGACGCGAAGACGGTGCAGGACATCTTCGAACGGGTTCCCAGTCTCGTCGTCCTCGACGGACTCGACGAGGTTGGTAGTGCCACGGTTCGCGACCGGGTGGTCAAAGCGATCGACAAGTTCGTCGGCCGCGGCAAGGCGTACACCGACCCGCCCAAGGTCGTCGTCACGACCCGTCCCAGCGCGGGGGAACTGCCGGAGCCGTCGCCGGATCTGTTCGAGATCGTCACCCTCAACCAGCTCACGGGCGAGCAGCGGGCCGACTACCTGCGCAAGTGGTGTGCGGTCCGAGGGATCCACAGCACGGACGGTCGAGCGCTGCGCAAGAGCTTCAACGAGAAGAGCCGCGAGCCGTACATCCATGAGCTCGCCGGCAACCCGATGCAGCTGACGATCCTGCTGGACCTGCTGCACCAGCAGGGAGCCGCGACGCCCACCCAGCGGACCGACCTCTACGACAAGTACGTGGATCTTCTGCTCGCCCGCGAGGCGAATAAGCACCCCAAGGCAGTCCGCGACCACAAGGAAGAGCTCCTCGAGATCATCCCGTTCCTCGGCTGGTACCTCCACGCGAAAACCGAGGAGTCGCAGATCAACGGCCGCATGACCGTCGACGAGCTCAAGGCGGCGATGCGCCACTTCCAGCGGACATACGGAAACCGCGAGTCGGTCGTCGACCAGCTCTTCGAAGGGGCCAGCGACCGACTCTGGGCGTTGACCAGCAAGATCGACGGCACCTACGAGTTCGAGGTCCTCTCGCTGCGGGAGTACTTCGCCGCGCGGTTCCTCTTCCACTACGCCGGCGAGGACAACCCCGATCTCGACAACGCCACGGTGCTCAGGGAGCTGCTGCGTCGCCCGTACTGGCTCAATACCGCCAGGTTCTACGGGGGCAACGCGAAGGGCAACAGCATCTACCCGCTGACCGCCGGGATCGAGGCCGAGCTGTCGCAGAACACGTCGCCCGCCTCGTTCTTGGCCGCGTGGGCACTGCTCACCGACGGTGTGTTCCAGCGCCGCCCCTACGAAGGCCGGAAGGTTCTGACCGCACTCTGTTCGGACGCGGGGATCTCGATCCTGCTCGCCGCGCTCGACCGTCGCGACATCGTGGCGCTGCCCGAGTTGCCGGATCTCCCAGCGGCGGACGGCGCCGATCCCACATGGGTGCGCCTGACGTCCCTGATCCGCAACGATCCGACGGACAGGGCGAACCGGAGGCGGGTGCGGGTGGTCCGTGAGCTGTTGAACAAACGTGGCGCTTTCGCAGCGTGGTGGTATGAGCAGCTCACCGGGGCCGTGGGCACCGTCGATCAGAACGCGTGGCTCACGATCGGGGCCTGGTACGAGGCCGGCGCCGGGATCACCGCGTCGTTCGAGGACATGGACCTGACCGATGGTGCGGCAGAACTCTTCCTCAGCACGGGCCTCGCCGCGGAGCCCGGAAGCGCGCTGGAGACAGCACTGCTCGAAGCCGTGCTGGGCGGCGAGTGCCCCCGCGTCACGTCGACTCGCTCCATGCCCGCACAGGTCGCGGTCACATTGGCCCCCGGCGACTTCCTCACGAACTCGGAGACCGGATTCGTGGCGGGCAATGACCGAACCAGGCGGCGACGGACCGAAGCGATCAGCCAGCTCAGGATGTCCGGATCGCCCTACGAGTCCATCGGCAAGCAGCGCGCGTTCAAGAGCGGGCACAAGGGCAGCACGTTCCCGTGGGCGAACACGGCGTCTGCGCTGTACGAGCACGCCGGGCCCTGCTGGCTCGCCTCCGAGATCGCGATCATCGCCGCCGCGTCACCGTTCCGGCTCGCGTACACGAAGCGCGCTGGTGCCACTGCGTTCGGAAGCGCAAGCCACCCATCGGAACTCCTTGCCCAGGCCCGCGCCAACAGCAGCAACGCCGGCTGGTGGCGTGAGCAGTTGGAAGGCGCCGACGACGATCGAACCCGAGCGGAGTGGGCATTGGCTCTGTGGTCCACCGCGTCTGGCGGGGTCGTATCCCAGCTGCTGCCCGAACTGACTGAGGTTCTGGCACAGCTTCCGGGGGAGCGGCGGCGGACGGTCCTGCGGGCGGCGGGGCAGATCGCGCGGTTCGGTTGGCTGACGAAGCGCCCTGTGACGGGCGACACTGCCGACGTCGACCTGGCTGCGCTGAACAAACTCCGCGTGTCGGGGCCGACCGAGGACAGGCGCCGCGGTCCGGTACCTCGCTATGCGCCGACACCGCAGCCTTCGCTCCTCAGCGTCGCCAGATCGGCGAAGTGGCTCAAGGTCGACACCGAGCCCAGTTACCGGTAG
- a CDS encoding uracil-DNA glycosylase family protein — MNEPGVTASARGFGSAHSPVAIVGQSLCRKCMESGIPFTGGSGKYIDAALEIADLKKDELFITNVVHCHPPNDRTSERYEIDNCKHFLHDELDVVQPRLIIGLGEDAEKVLTARYPDGRQLTWPFVKPRTVKPGVTYLLFPEHPGSLRFKKTADRAYYSPTLARAITWGFG; from the coding sequence ATGAACGAGCCCGGAGTCACGGCGTCGGCGCGCGGGTTCGGATCGGCGCACTCCCCCGTGGCCATCGTCGGACAGAGCCTGTGCCGCAAGTGCATGGAGTCGGGCATCCCGTTCACCGGCGGCAGCGGGAAGTACATCGACGCCGCCCTGGAGATCGCCGATCTCAAGAAGGACGAGCTGTTCATCACGAACGTCGTGCACTGCCACCCGCCCAACGACCGGACCTCGGAGCGGTACGAGATCGACAACTGCAAGCACTTCCTCCACGACGAACTGGATGTCGTGCAGCCGCGGCTGATCATCGGCCTCGGAGAGGACGCGGAGAAGGTGCTGACAGCGCGGTACCCCGACGGCCGGCAACTCACCTGGCCGTTCGTCAAGCCGCGGACCGTCAAGCCCGGCGTGACCTACCTGCTGTTCCCGGAGCATCCCGGTTCGCTGCGGTTCAAGAAGACCGCCGACCGCGCCTACTACTCCCCCACGCTCGCCCGCGCGATCACGTGGGGATTCGGCTAA
- a CDS encoding maleylpyruvate isomerase family mycothiol-dependent enzyme, whose product MATAERTELAALLTTLTPEQWEAQSLCERWRVRDVVAHVMSFDGVSLLGMTRRVIRGRIFEANQVWVDELASLSTEQLLDRLRARLRPQGLATMFGGRLALLDVTIHHQDIRRPLGLPRRIPAERLRCVLGDSLHTPELPAWRLARGLRLIPTDLDWSHGRGPELTGPAEAVLMAVSGRRSALVELAGPGQQVLARRLAR is encoded by the coding sequence ATGGCCACCGCCGAGCGGACAGAACTCGCCGCCCTGCTGACGACTCTGACGCCCGAGCAGTGGGAGGCGCAGTCCTTGTGTGAGCGCTGGCGGGTGCGGGACGTGGTCGCTCACGTGATGAGCTTCGACGGCGTCAGCTTGCTCGGCATGACGCGCCGTGTCATCCGCGGCCGGATCTTCGAAGCCAACCAGGTGTGGGTCGACGAACTCGCGTCACTGAGCACAGAACAACTCCTCGACCGGCTGCGGGCTCGGTTGCGGCCGCAGGGGCTGGCCACGATGTTCGGCGGCCGGCTCGCGCTGCTCGACGTCACCATCCACCATCAGGACATCCGCCGCCCTCTCGGTCTACCGCGCCGGATTCCGGCTGAACGGCTGCGTTGCGTGCTGGGCGACAGCCTGCACACCCCTGAGCTGCCGGCGTGGCGCCTCGCCCGCGGTCTCCGCCTGATCCCGACCGACCTGGATTGGAGTCACGGCCGAGGACCGGAACTGACCGGACCGGCGGAAGCCGTGCTGATGGCGGTCTCCGGTCGACGCAGCGCCCTCGTAGAGCTGGCCGGCCCCGGGCAGCAGGTACTGGCCCGGCGGCTCGCCCGCTGA